A region from the Planctomycetota bacterium genome encodes:
- the dprA gene encoding DNA-protecting protein DprA — translation MAESNGDNELHDTLLLSLVPGVGPQTRRALLERFGTVAAVLDASTSDLAQTSGVGRKLAERIAAARRELDASEACRLAAQHNITMLAESDPRYPALLREIYSPPQLLYVRGQLLPQDAVAIAIVGSRHATQYGLAQAERLAGALARAGLTIVSGLARGVDAAAHRGALAAGGRTIAVLGGGVLNIYPPEHRGLADEVLQAGALISEAPLESAPHTGSFPSRNRIISGMSLGVVVVEASKTSGSLITARLAMEQGREVYAVPGRVDSRNSQGCHRLIRDGAKLVETPDDVLEELGPLVAPVAQPDGREIRAPAELLLNEQERRVLDCVDTQGVDVDAIVAATGLQTSQILATLSVLEVRRLIRRTSGSKVARRG, via the coding sequence ATGGCCGAGTCGAACGGCGACAACGAACTGCACGACACGCTGCTGTTGTCGTTGGTGCCGGGCGTGGGGCCACAGACGCGCCGCGCCCTGCTCGAACGCTTCGGCACCGTGGCCGCGGTGCTCGACGCATCGACCAGCGACCTGGCCCAGACGTCGGGCGTCGGTCGTAAGCTGGCCGAGCGGATCGCCGCCGCCCGGCGTGAACTCGACGCCAGTGAAGCGTGCCGACTGGCGGCACAGCACAACATCACCATGCTGGCCGAAAGCGACCCGCGCTATCCGGCCTTGCTGCGCGAAATCTACAGCCCGCCGCAATTGCTCTATGTGCGCGGCCAGTTGTTGCCCCAGGACGCGGTGGCGATTGCGATCGTCGGTTCGCGCCACGCCACGCAATATGGTCTGGCCCAGGCCGAACGACTGGCCGGGGCGCTGGCCCGAGCGGGTTTGACGATTGTTAGCGGCTTGGCTCGCGGCGTCGATGCGGCCGCCCACCGGGGCGCGCTGGCCGCCGGCGGGCGCACGATTGCCGTGCTGGGCGGCGGCGTGTTGAACATCTATCCACCCGAGCACCGAGGCCTGGCCGACGAGGTGCTGCAAGCCGGCGCGCTGATCAGCGAAGCGCCGCTGGAAAGCGCGCCCCACACCGGCTCGTTCCCCTCGCGCAATCGGATCATTTCGGGCATGTCGCTGGGCGTGGTCGTGGTCGAAGCGTCCAAGACCAGCGGCTCGCTGATCACGGCGCGGTTGGCGATGGAGCAAGGCCGCGAGGTCTACGCCGTGCCCGGTCGCGTCGACAGCCGGAACTCGCAAGGCTGCCACCGCTTGATTCGCGACGGGGCCAAGCTGGTCGAAACGCCCGACGACGTGTTGGAGGAGTTGGGCCCGCTGGTGGCGCCGGTCGCGCAGCCCGACGGGCGCGAGATTCGCGCGCCGGCCGAGTTGCTGCTCAACGAGCAAGAGCGTCGCGTGCTCGACTGTGTCGATACGCAAGGGGTCGATGTCGACGCGATCGTGGCGGCCACGGGGCTGCAAACGTCGCAAATCCTGGCCACGCTCAGCGTGCTGGAAGTCCGCCGCCTGATCCGCCGCACATCCGGCAGCAAAGTGGCGAGAAGGGGATGA